Proteins found in one Herbiconiux sp. A18JL235 genomic segment:
- a CDS encoding MFS transporter has translation MTTVNDDKLFRKVMLRVLPLAMLGFFLSYLDRVNIGYAQETMSADLGFSYAVYGLGAGLFFVGYFIFEIPSNLILARVGARKWIARIMITWGIISGLMFFVNSEWLFYLLRFLLGVAEAGFIPGILFYMASWFPPSRRGRAWGIFYIALASSGLIGGPVSGVILANMDGIGGHAGWQWLFFIEAIPTVLLGIVILFVLQEDYRTVKWLKPVEKDRLGALLAAEAPAGGHTPLRQVFKSKLIWMLTAVYFSYNFALYGISFWLPNLVGELGFAGPIAIGFISAIPSLAAIVSMVTFGFLSDRAGERKKFIAAAFVLSAIGFALCIVAGTSNPVLGVIGLSLANAGALSIPAIFWSFQTSMLAGTALAGGIALINSTGNLAGFAAPYLIGAVKDSLGSATVALYITGGIMLLGAVLVLTIKRSGRVPREDDVTPVAGIGSDAAPDAASELRPQAGRAR, from the coding sequence ATGACCACTGTCAACGACGACAAGCTCTTCCGCAAGGTGATGCTGCGCGTCCTCCCCCTCGCCATGCTCGGGTTCTTCCTGTCGTACCTCGACAGGGTGAACATCGGCTACGCGCAGGAGACGATGAGCGCCGACCTCGGCTTCTCCTACGCCGTCTACGGCCTCGGTGCCGGCCTGTTCTTCGTGGGGTACTTCATCTTCGAGATCCCCTCGAACCTCATCCTCGCCCGCGTCGGCGCCCGCAAGTGGATCGCCCGCATCATGATCACCTGGGGCATCATCTCCGGGCTCATGTTCTTCGTGAACAGCGAGTGGCTGTTCTACCTGCTGCGGTTCCTGCTCGGTGTGGCCGAGGCGGGCTTCATCCCCGGCATCCTGTTCTACATGGCGTCGTGGTTCCCGCCGAGCCGCCGCGGCCGTGCCTGGGGCATCTTCTACATCGCCCTCGCCTCCTCCGGCCTCATCGGCGGCCCCGTCTCGGGCGTCATCCTCGCCAACATGGACGGCATCGGCGGGCACGCCGGCTGGCAGTGGCTGTTCTTCATCGAGGCCATCCCCACCGTGCTGCTCGGCATCGTCATCCTGTTCGTGCTGCAGGAGGACTACCGCACCGTGAAGTGGCTGAAGCCCGTCGAGAAGGACCGCCTGGGCGCGCTGCTCGCCGCCGAGGCGCCGGCCGGCGGCCACACGCCGCTGCGTCAGGTGTTCAAGAGCAAGCTGATCTGGATGCTCACGGCCGTCTACTTCTCCTACAACTTCGCGCTCTACGGCATCAGCTTTTGGCTACCGAACCTCGTCGGCGAGCTCGGCTTCGCGGGCCCCATCGCCATCGGCTTCATCTCGGCGATCCCGTCGCTGGCGGCGATCGTGTCGATGGTGACCTTCGGCTTCCTCTCCGACCGCGCGGGCGAGCGCAAGAAGTTCATCGCCGCCGCCTTCGTGCTCTCGGCGATCGGCTTCGCGCTGTGCATCGTCGCGGGAACGTCGAACCCCGTCCTCGGCGTCATCGGGCTGTCGCTCGCCAACGCGGGTGCCCTGTCGATCCCGGCGATCTTCTGGAGCTTCCAGACCTCGATGCTCGCGGGCACCGCACTCGCCGGCGGCATCGCGCTCATCAACTCGACCGGAAACCTCGCGGGCTTCGCCGCCCCGTACCTCATCGGCGCGGTGAAGGACTCGCTCGGCTCGGCGACCGTGGCGCTCTACATCACCGGCGGCATCATGCTGCTCGGGGCGGTGCTGGTGCTCACCATCAAGCGCAGCGGGCGGGTGCCGCGCGAAGACGACGTGACGCCCGTGGCCGGCATCGGGTCGGATGCGGCTCCGGATGCGGCGTCGGAGCTCAGACCACAGGCAGGTCGGGCCCGGTGA